The nucleotide window AAGCAAATTTAAAGGATGCTGATATTATTTATTTTTATCTTTTGCCAAAATCTTCTTCAAAATTAAGACATAAATTTGTAAAAGAACTAAACACGGGCACAAGAATAATATCAAATGCATTTCCAATCAAGGAATGGGAGCCAACTAGGGTTTTTAAGAAACAAGGACATCCTCCTCTATATCTTTATCAAATAGATTGATAAAGAAAATAATATTAAAATAATTTTTGACCAAAAGCCAATAGATATTGTCCTAGAAGTAGTTTGGTTAATAATTGTTTTTTTATACAATTATTTTTTTCATTAAAACTTCATAATGTTTTTGAAATATTAAAAATCTTTCTTTTTTAGTTTTTAATTTTATTTTTATTGTCTGTTTATTTAATGTTGTCTAAGGCATATTAACAGGTCAATGATGACCAAAAAGCAATTGACATAGTTAAAAAATCGGTTTATCTTATAACTAAGACCAATTCACCTGCTTATCCAGAAATATCAAGACAATATTATCAAGTATTAGGTTTTCTTTATTTTAAGATAGGTAGAAATGATTTGAAAGATGTGTGTCTAAAACAAGAACAAAAAATATTTAAAAAATCTAATAAAAAATTATGACACAAGAAAAAAAACAAGAAGTTGATTTTGGGAAGGTTCTTGTCTCATGGGAATTTCCAGAATATACTCAATATAAAAAGACGCGTTCATGGCAAGTTGTTGTTAGTGGAATTTGGTTAATTATATTTATTTACTCAATAATTATTGCCAATTTACTTTTTGCTATTTTTTTGGCATTGGTTGTGTTTATTGTTTTCTTACAGGAGAAAGCAACACCAATGGATGTTAAAATAAAAATTTGTGAGCAAGGGATAATTATTGGAAAGAAATTTTATGAATGGTTTGAAATCGAAAATTTTCGATTAATTTATAGACCTCCAGAAACAAAAAGATTATATATTGACATTAAAGATAGCTGGTTACATGACTTTTCCGTCTCTGTTGAAGACCAGGATCCAAGAGAGATTAGAAAAATATTAAAAGAATTTTTAGAAGAAGATTTATCAAGACCAGAGGAGACGATAATAGATGCTTTGAGTCGTTGGTTAAAGATATAGGTTTTTCTGGGGCCCCTGTAGTTTAATGGATAGAGCGTGTCCTTGCGGAGGATAAGACCCAGGTTCGATTCCTGGCAGGGGCATTTATTGATTATTAATTACTAGATTCAGGGATTTTGTTCCCTATTTTTTTTAAAAAAGAAATTATATAAATTATATGTTATTAGTAAGCTTTATTGCCTTGTGCTTATCAATTTATTTCTATAAAAGAATAAAAGTTTCTATTTTTTTTAAAATTTTATTTAGCTTAGGGACATTGGTCTCTATATTTTTTTATGTGTTATATTTTATTGCAAATTATTTTACTGGCAACGGAATAACAAATGCTGTTTTTTATTATTTGGAATATGGTTTAGAAGGAGTAGATTTTTTAGAATACATTAATTTAATTTCAGTAGCGAGTCTTTTTCTTTTATTTGGAATAGTTTTGGCTATTTGGATAATTCTTAAAAAGAATCATAAAGAAAAACATAATGTTATATTTTTTTTGGCTGTTTTTTTGTTCTTGTTTGTTTCTTTAGCATTAAATCCAGTTACAGTTAGTTTAGGGAAAATGGTGTTTAAAAATAAAGAAAATATTATTATGGATAAAGATTCAGTGTTTTATGAATTTTATAAACATCCCAGAATTAGGCAAATAGCTAAATCAAAAAATCTTGTATTTATTTATGCTGAAGGGTTAGAAAGGACATATTTTGATGAAGCCATTTTCCCTGATTTAACTAAAAATTTAAAAAAAATTGAGTCAAAAAGTGTTTCCTTTATGGATTTGTCACAAGGTCCATATGCAGAACATACTATTGGGGGCATGGTTGCAGGGCAGTGTGGTTTTCCATTAATAATTCCGTCTTTTTCTATTGTAGGGGCTAATTCAATGTTTGGCATGGATACTTATTTAGAATCAGCTATTTGTTTAGGGGATTTATTACATGATGAAGGCTATTATTTAACTTACTATGGTGGAGCCCCGCTTTCTTTTGGAGGCAAGGGGAAGTTTTATTTAACTCACAAATTTAATGATGTTAAGGGTAGGAATGAACTTTTAGAAAAAATTCCCAACCAGGATTACAGAAGTGCTTGGGGAATATATGATGATTCATTGTTTGATTTGGCTTATAATAGATATGTTGAATTAGCCAAAAAACAAGATAAGTTTGCAATGTTTTTGTTGACATTAGACACACACCCTTCTCTTGATGGAGGATATCCTTCCAAGAGTTGTAATAATATAAAATATCAAGACGGCAACAATTTAATGCTAAACGTGGTAGCTTGTTCAGATTATTTGATTAGCAATTTTGTTAAAAAAATTAGAGCATCAAAGTTAGACCAAGAAACAGTTATTGTGATTGTTTCAGATACTCTTGGGCAAAAAAATGATGCTACTGAATTGTTAAACAAGGGAGATAGAAAACTTCTTTATTTAATAAATGAACCAAATAGTGTGGCTGGCACTAAAATAGATAATCCTGGATTAAATTTTGATATAGCATCCACAATGCTTCCTTTTATAGGGTATAAGGGGGACATAGGCATGGGGCGAAACTTATTTGAAATAGAATCATCAACTAATAGGGTTCAGAATATCATAGATAATTTAAGTGAATTTAAGTCTAATGTATTACAATTTTGGAAATTTCCAAAAATAGAAAAATTTATTGAAATAAATATGAATCAAAAAAAAATATTTATTGACAACAATGAATATGAAATCCCAATTCTTATTAAACTAAATGATGATTTAGAAACCATATTAAATTTTAGATTTTTTACCTCTAATGATTTAGCTCTAATTGAGAGCATTACTAATTCAGTTGAGGACAATGGATTTATATTGATAGAAGAATGTTCTAAAATAAATTATATTATTAATACAGGAATAGATAATGATAGTTTTTGTTTATTGGCTGGAAAAAACAATAAGTATAGTTACATGAATTTAACTCCCAGAATTGATTTAAGTCAAGAAAAAAAATATTATATGCATTCTTTTCCATCGCTTCGATTGTCAATAGAAGAAATTCATAAAATTATTAACAAGGGTGTAAATAATTTTTCAACCAAGATGATTGCACATGCAGGAGGAGGAATAAATAAAAGCACATACACAAATAGTTTTGATGCGCTAGACAGCAACATGGCTAAAGGGTTTTCTTATTTTGAAATAGATTTTGTTTTTACAAAAGATAATAAGTTAGTTTGTTTGCATGACTGGGAGTCTAGTTTTGAGGATACATTTGGATTTAAAACAGAAGAAAAATTAACATTAAATGAATTTAAGAAATTAGCATCAACCAAAGCAATGTTTCATAACTGTACTTTATTAGAGTTAGCTTCTTGGATGGAGAAACACCCGGATGCTTATCTTGTCACAGACATAGAAGGGGATAATGTTGAGGCCTTGAAAATGATATCAACCATAATCCCTGATTATGAAAAAAGAGTAATCCCACAGATATATTCCCCTGCTAATTTTTCAAAAATTAAAGAAATGGGATATGACCAAGTTATATGGACTCTTTATAGGTATGGAGGGACTAATAAAAATGTATTGGATGTAATTAGACGATTTTATGGCTCTTTTGCCATAACAATGCCTGTTGATAGAGCTAAGACAGATTTACCACTAAAATTAAAAGAAAGAGAAATTCCAACCTATGTACATACAATCAATTTAATGGATGAAAAAATAAATTTCACGAAGAATTATCATGTTACTGAAATTTATACAGATTTTTTGACTCCTTAATCATTCAATAGAAAATATAAATAAAAAATACAGACAATTAATGTCTGTTTTTATTTATATGATTGGCGGTCCGGACGGGACTCGAACCCGCAGCCTTCTGCGTGACAGGCAGATGATCTAACCAATTGATCTACCGGACCACTGATTTTATGATTTTGGCAAAGATTTCTTCATGATGTTCAGCCAATTTAGCTAGTATCTTTCTATCTATATCAATATTGTTTTTCTTTAACTTGTTAATGAATTCAGAATAGCTAATTCCTTGTTTTCTGCAGCCAGCATTAATTTTAATTTGCCAAAGGGCTCTAAATGTTCTTTTTTTAACTTTCCTGTCTCTGTATGCATATACGCCAGCCTTGGCCGAGGCTGTTTTAGCTAGTCGTACCTTGCTTTTTCTGCCACCACGATAGCCCTTAACTGTTTTAAGCAGTTTTTTTCTTTTCTTTAAATGGCTTTTTCCTCTTTTTACTCTTGGCATAAGATATATATTATTATATGTGTTGGCTAATTGTTTTTCTTAAACTTTTACTCAATGTTTTTTTATTTCTCTTGTTTCTTTTTATTTTTCCAGATTCTTTGGCATTAAAATGGTTTTGGCCACATGTTTTATGTAGCAATTTTCCGCTCTTTGTTTTTTTAATTCTTTTGGCTATTGTTTTTCTTGTTTTCATTTTTTTCTGATTAATACAGTTATTTTATTGTTTTGTCTTTTTGGTCGTTGCTCGACTATTGTTTCCTGCTCAATCTCATCTATAAATTTATTGAGCATATTAAAGGCAAGGTCAAAATGAGCTTTTTCTCTTCCCTTTAATATTATTTCGATTTTAACTTTATTGCCTTGTTCTAAAAACTTGGTAGCATTTTTAATTCTAAATTCTAAATCATGTTTTCCTGTTCTTGGAGTTATTCTTATTCCCTTGGTTCCCTTGGCCTTTTGGCTCTTTTTTTCTTTGCTTTCTTTTCTTTTTAAGTCGTATTTTAATTGTCCAAAATCTAATATTTTTGCTACTGGTGGTTCTGCTTTTGGACTAATTTCAACTAAATCAAGTTTTTCATTTTTAGCGATTTCAAGAGCTTCAGATATTTTTACTATTCCTAAGTGTTCGTCATTTTTGCCCAATAAACGAACCTTTTCTGCTTTTATTCGATTGTTAGTTTTATAATATTTCAATTTTTTTAATTAAATAATTATTGATTACTGATTATTGATTAATGATTACTGATTAGTGATTATTGATTACTGATTAACTATTAGTTAAATGGTGGAGATGGCGGGTAATTCTCCCGCGTCCGCAAACAATTAAACAAAAATATCTACCTTTATAGTTTGGTTATTTTTCTCGATAAAAAAATAGAAACCAAACAAAATTTTTTTTACCAAAGCCCTATTTTATTTAAATTAATTTTATTGGGCATTAAAATTAATCTGTCCTGCAAAAATGATACCAATATTTGCTAGCAGGAGTCGTAAACATCAGCAGTGATTGTCAATTTTATGCAACCACAGGGCTTAAAGCAGGAACAGATAAAATCTGTTTTGCTTTTACCAATAAATTTTTGGCATTTATTTGTTTTTAGAGAATTAACGCATCTCTTAAAACGAAAGGCTGTTTTTGAGTAATAATCTCGTCAATTATTAACATCCCCTAAATAATTCAAAGAACTTCAGTATATTTTATTAGTATAACAGATTTTTTACAAAAGTCAATATTTACTTTATTCTTCGTCTTTATCTGTTAGTTTTTTTTGAATATTTTTTGGTACAGGAGAATAGCAATGAAATTCCATTGATGAGTTTCCTCTTCCTTCTGTTATTGATCGCAGCGTGGTTGTGTATCCAAACATTTCTCCTAAAGGAACAATTGCTTTTATTATTTTTATTTTTTCTCTTGCTTCGGTTTCTTGTATTTGAGCTCTCTTTGAATTAAGGTCACCAATTACATCTCCCATAAAGTCTCCTGGAGCAGCGATTTCAATTTTCATTATTGGCTCAAGTAATACAGGGTCTGCTTCTTCAACTCCTTTGCGAATGCCCCTGGTAGCAGCTACTTTAAAGGCTGCTTCAGATGAATCAACTTCATGGAAGCTACCATCATAAACTGCTACAGACATATCAACAATTGGATATCCTGCTACCACGCCAGTGCTCATGGCTTCTATTACCCCTTTTTTAATTGCAGGAATATATTCTCTTGGAATTGACCCACCTTTTATTTCATCTTCAAAAACAAACCCCTTTCCTCTCTCCAAAGGAGTTAATCTTAATAAACAATGTCCATATTGACCCCTCCCTCCAGATTGATGAATGTATTTTCCTTCGGTTTCAACTTCTTTGGTGATTGTTTCTTTGTAAGCAACTTGAGGCCTGCCCACATTTGCTTCTACGTTGAATTCTCTTTTCATTCGGTCAATAATAATTTCTAAATGTAATTCTCCCATTCCTGAAATAATTGTTTGCAAGGTCTCTTCATCGGTTCTAACCTTAAAGGTTGGGTCTTCTTCTGACAATTTATTTATAGCCACCCCCATTTTTTCTTGATCTGATTTTGTTTTAGGTTCAACAGCCACGGATATAACAGGATCAGGAAAGGTAATAGATTCTAATATGATTGGGTCATCGAGAGAACATAAAGTATCTCCAGTGGTTGTATTTTTTAAGCCAACAATTGCTGCTATATCTCCAGCTAAAATTTCCTTAACTTCCTCTCTTTTATTGGCATGCATTCGTACTATTCTGCCAATCCTTTCTTTCTTCCCAGTACTAGAATTAAGCACATATGAGCCTGCTTCTAGTTTTCCGGAATAAATCCTAAAATAACATAAACGACCTACAAAAGGATCTGTAGCAATTTTAAAAATAAGAGCTGAAAATGAGGCATTTTTATCTGCTTTTCTTGTTTTTCTTTCTTGTTTGTTTTCTTCTTCCTCTTCGTCTACAGCTTCTTTTATGGCTGGAACATCTAAAGGAGAAGGAAGATATTTACAGATTGCCTCTAATAGTGGCTGAATGCCTTTATTTTTTAGAGCAGAACCACAGAATACTGGAACAATAGATCGACTTGTAACAGCTTTTCTGAGTGCTTGTTCTAGTTCAGTTACTTTAATTTCTTCATTGGCTAAATATTTTTGCATTAATTCCTCGTCATTTTCAACGATTTTTTCAATTAAATCATGTCTGTATTTAGTTGCTTGTTCTTTCATTTCTGTTGGGATTTCCCTTGTTTCTGTTTCTTTCCCCATTTCATCTAAATAAATTATTGCTTTTTCTTCCAGTAAATCAATTATTCCATTAAAGTCAGCTTCTGTCCCAATTGGTAACTGAATTGGAATGGCGTTTTTGGTCAATCTTTCATGGATAGATTTCATGTCAAAATAAAAGTCAGCCCCGGTTCTATCTAATTTATTTACAAAAGCAATTAAAGGAACCTTGAATTTATCAGCTTGATGCCAAACTGTTTCTGATTGAGGCTCAACTCCAGCTACTCCATCAAAAACAACTACGCCACCATCAAGAACTCGAAGAGACCTTTGGACTTCAGCCGTAAAATCAATGTGTCCAGGTGTATCGATAATATTTATTTTAATATCTCCTTGTGACTTTGTTTCCCAAAATATAGTTGTGGCAGCAGAGGTGATTGTTACCCCTCTTTCTTTTTCTTGTTCCATCCAGTCCATTTCAGCTTCTCCTTCATGAACTTCTCCGACTTTGTGTTTTTTACCGGAATAATATAAAATTCGTTCAGTGACAGTTGTTTTACCAGCATCAATATGAGCAATAATTCCAATATTGCGAGTTTGTTTTAATGATGTTTCAGTCATAATAATAAATAAAGTTAAAAATTTTCCCCCTTACTTTTTAATAAAAGAAACGGGGGAATATAAGTTAATATAATAATTTTATAAGTTTTATCTGGCAAAGTGAGCAAAGGCTTTGTTTGCTTTTGCCATTTTGTAGATGTTATCTTTTTTTGTTATTGTTTCCCCTTCGTTGTTGGCTGCTTGCATTAATTCAGCAGCAAGCTTAACAGGCATTGTTTTTCCTTTGGTTTTTTTTACAGAACTAATAATCCATTTTGATGCTAAAGTGAATTGTCTGGCTTCGTTTGTTTTATAAGGAATTTGATAGTTTGTTCCACCAATTCTGCGAGACCGCAGTTCAACCACAGGAGATACATTTTTAATTGCTTGTTCAAATATATCAACGGGATTTTGTTTAGTTTTGGTTTTAATAATATCAAATGTTTCAAATATAATTTTTTGAGCTATGCTTTTTTTTCCACCCTTCATTATATAGTTAATAAACTTAGCTATTTTAATTGAGTTATATTTTGGGTCTGGATTTATTTTTCTTTTTATGGCTTGTTTTCCTCTCATGTTGATTGATTATTGATTATTAATTATTGATTATTAATTATTGATTATTAATTATTGATTACTGATTATTAATTATTGATTACTGATTATTGATTACTGATTATTGATTACTGATTATTAATTATTGATTACTGATTATTGATTACTGATTATTTTTTAATTTTTTCCTTTTTGGCCCCATAAAGCGAACGGCTTGTTTTTCTTCCTTCAACGCCACTAGTATCATATACTCCACGTACGACATGATATCTTACTCCTGGCAAGTCTTTCACTTTTCCTCCCCTTAAAAGAACCACAGAATGCTCTTGAAGATTATGACCAATTCCAGGGATATAAGCAGTTACTTCCATGCCATTTGATAGGCGGACTCTAGCAATTTTTCTTAAAGCAGAGTTTGGTTTTTTTGGTGTCTGAGTTGTTACTTTTAGACAGACTCCCCTTAAAAATGGATTATTAGCAGGTGTTCTTTTTCTTTTTAGAGTATTAAAATTACTTCGCAAAGCAGGTGTTTGCGATTGTTTCTTTGTTCTTTTTCTTTTATTTTTTATTAATTGATTTATTGTTGGCATAATAATCTATTTTATATGTTTTTAAAAAAAAGTCAACAACTTAATGTTTAAAATCCAAATCCTTGACCAGTAATTATGTAAAATAAAAAATTTGCTATAGGAGAAAGAAATGAAAAGGCAATAAACATTGCTATTAGAATCCCAAAAAATCCTAACTGTTCAACATGTTTCCATTGGTTTGGAAAAAGGCCTGCGAAGATTTTCGAGCCATCAAGAGGTGGAAAGGGGATCAAATTAAATAAGGCTAAAAAAATATTAATATAAATAATTAATTTTAAATACATTAAAAATTGGATAAAATATAATGAAATCATGTTTGTTGGCAAAAATACAAATAAAAGCCTTAAAATTAACCCAATAAATATAGCAATGCCAAGATTTGATAATGGTCCGGCTGCGGCTACTTTTAATGTTCCGTATTTAGAATCCCTTAGGTTATATGGATTAAATGGAACTGGTTTTGCCCAGCCAATAAAAATTCCAGAAGACATCAATAAAAATATGGGAAGGATTACTGTTCCAATTGGATCTATGTGTGAAATTGGATTTAATGTTAGTCTACCAGCATTTTTGGCTGTTGGGTCTCCTAATCTATAAGCCATCCATCCATGTGAGTATTCGTGAAATACAGCTGAGAGAATAATAATAATGTATAAAAAAATTTTATCCATTTTACAGAAGTTGCATTAATTTATTAATTTGTTAAACTATTATGACGGATTATTAAAAATAAACAAGTATATATGTCTAGAAAATGTTCAATTTGTAATCGAGGACCACAAACAAGCGTTTCCAGAACCCATTCAAATATTGCTAATAAAACAAAACAATATTTAAATTTACAAACAAAAAAGATTCTTGGAAAAAAAATGAAGCTTTGCACTAAATGTTTAAAAAATTTTAAAAAAAAAAATAACTTTTAATTATTTTTATTTTTTAGAATTAATATTTCATTTCTCTTCTAATTTTTTTGTCTAATTCTCTTTTTTTAATTATGGCTCTTTTGTCTGTCTGTTTTTTGCCAATACCAATTCCGATTGTTATTTTAATAATTCCTCCCTTAAGATATGTCTTTAATGGAATTACAGATGTTCCCGGAGACTTGATTTTTCCAATCAATTCTTTGATTTCTTTCTTGTTTAATAGGAGTTTTCTTTTTCTTGATGGATCATAGTTTTGTTGAACGCTAAAGGCTGGAGCATATCTTGATACATGAATATTTATCAACCACAAGGAATTAGTTGGACCAATGTCAACATAACTGTCTGAGAAATTAATATTACCTTGTTTTATTGATTTTACTTCAGGGCCTGTTAAAATGATTCCCGCTTCAAAGGTTTTTAATATCTTATAGTTATAGTATGCTTTTTTATTTTTGTTTATTATTTTCATATTATGAATTATAACATATTGTTTTTATAATTAAAAATGTTATAATAAAAAATATGAAAATCGGAATAGATTGTCGCACAATTTTAAATCCTGCTAAAGGTCAATCAGCTGGACTTGGCCATTATGTATATCAACTGGTTCGACATTTGATAAGCAATGACAAACAAAATACGTATGTTTTATTCTTTGATCGTTCTATTCCCAAGAAAAGATTAAAGAAGTTTATAAAAAAAAATACAATAATCAAGTTCTTTCCATTTATAAGTTATACAAAATTTTTAAAATTTCGTTATTTTGATTTTTTAGAAAGCGCTGTTTTGTTAAACGAGAATCTTGATATTTTCCATTCTCCATTGCCGTCTTTGCCTTTGTCGTACAAAGGAAATTCTGTTGTTACTGTTCATGATGTTTCTATTTATAGGTTCCCGGAATTATATTCCAAAAAAGAGGTTTTTAATTTAAAAAAGGAAATCCCAGATACATTAAAAAGAGCGAACAAAATAATTACTGCTTCAAACTCTACTAAAAAAGATTTAATAAAAATTTTTAATATAAATCCCGAGAAAATAAAAGTAGTTTATCATGGAATTGATAAAAGATTTTTTAAAAAATCTTCTGATAGCAGTATAAGAAAGATAAAAATTAAATACAAGATTAAGAAAAAATATTTTCTTTTCTTGGGCACGCTTGATAAAAGAAAAAATATTACAGGAATTATAGATGCTTACGAACATTTTAGAGATAAAAAAATTGATTTAAATAAAAAAATAAAACATTCTAGTAAATTTTTTGATTATCAACTTGTATTAGCAGGAGCTGTTGGAGAAAATTCTAAAGATATAAGTAGAAAGATTTCTTTTTCAAAATATAAAAAAGATATTTTATTGCCAGGATATATAGAAGCAGATGAACTATGTCCTCTTTTTCAAGGCGCTGAAATTTTTATTTCACCTTCTATTTATGAAGGGTTTGGAACACCAATAATAGAAGCAATGGCTAATAATTTGCCAGTAATATCAAGTAATGTTTCCTCAATTCCTGAAATAACAGATAATTGTTCAATATTGGTTAATCCAAATAATAGTAAAAAAATAGCTCAAACAATGTATGATTTATTGTCAAACAAGGAATTAAGGCAAGCAATAATATCTTGCAACAAACAAAGGGCAAAATTTTTTGATTGGGATAAATGTGCTAAAGAAACCATTGATGTTTATAAGAAAATATAATTAATAAGTTTAATTAAAAAAAATATGCAAGAAGAATTTAAACAAAACACACAAGAGGGGGGAACAAAATCAAAAAAAAGAGGATTAATTTTTTTGATAGTTGGTATTGTCATATTGGTAATGCTGGTTGCTTTTTTGGCTTATACAATGTTTTTTTCTGTGAAAGCAACATCATCATGGAGTGCTGTTTTTCTAAATAATGGCAGAACTTATTTTGGTCACATAATCAAGCAAGACGTAAGATTCTTGACCTTAACAAATGTTTATTACATACAAGTTCAACAGTTAGCTCCAGATCAAGAGGGAGCACAGCCACAACAACAGCTTTCTTTGGTTAATATTGCAGATGAGTTACATCAGCCAGAAGATGTGATGAAAATTAATCTTGACAATGTTTTATTTGTTCAGGAATTGAAAGAAGATTCACAAATAGTCACTACAATTGGCCAACTGTCAAAATAAAAAAGCATAATTGATTTAATTTTTGTAGAGTGAATAGCTTTAAGAACAGAAGCAATTTTAATGCGGCTGGTAGTTTATTAATTGTTGTCTTTATATTATTAATTATTTTTGTTATAGCAGTTGGATTATTTTATTTAAGTAAAAATAATAAAACAAGGTTTAATTCTGGGATTGATTTTTGGATACATGGTGAGCCAGTTCAGTCATTTGGAGTTGAAGATAGCTTTTTTGTTTTTATCAAAAATAAAGAAATCAGAGAATTGGAAGACATCACGGTTACGCTTTTTTTTCCAGATAAATTTAATTTAATCCATGAGAATTTAGAGTGCGAAGAAATATCTACTAACAGGTGTTCATGGCACATAGATAGAATAGCCAAAAACGGGCTAAAGGATATTAAGTTTTCAGGGATATTTTTAGGAGACATAAATAGTCCACAGGTTTTTAGAGGAGAGATTAATTTTAAGTTAAAGGGATTTTCTTCAGTTTTTCAAAAAAAATTATCCTTTTCAGTTAATATAGAGCCGTCATTTATGTTGTCAGTAAATATGCCAGATAAAGCTCTTTCTTATGAAGATTTAGAGTTTGATTTTTTTTTAAAGAGCATTGTTAACGAAAATATTTCTAATATTAAGATTATTTTTAATTTCCCTGATAATTTTATTCCAAAAAAGATAATTAATATTAATAATAAAGAAGAAAAAGTTAACACAACAGAACAATCTAATAATATAGATATTAATATTGATAAAATAGATAAAAAAGAATTAAATTTTAAAATAATAGGATTTTTTGATAAGCCAAACAAAGATTCATTTTTTAATATAAATGCTGGGATAATAGATAATAAAGTTTTTTATAATCAATCATTACAGCCAGAAAATATAAATGTAACTGATTTTGGTTTTAAAGCGCTTGTGAGTATTGATGAAAATAAAGAGCCTGTTCAGGATTATGATTGGGGAGATGATGTTTCAATAAAAATGGCCTATTTTAATGATAGTGACAAGGTTGTTGAAGATTTTGTATTGGAGATGAGAATTGATAATAAAAAATATGCTTATATTTCAGAGGATGACTTGCTTTTTAAAATAAAAAAGGTTTTACCAGGAGAAAGTGGAAATGTTAATTTTAGTTTGCCATTGAAGTCGTCAACTCAAGCAAGTAAAAATAATTATAAAAATGCAAATTTTTTAATATATGCTATGGCCAGCGGTATATTCTCAGACAACCAAGAGTGGAAATCCAAAAGCAATGAAATAGATATAAGGATTAATACATTTGTAGAGCTTGAAGCAGAGGCGCGTTATTATAATGATGAAAGGGTTGCTATTGGTAGCGGTAACCTTCCTCCTAAAATGGGAGAGGAAACAAGTTATTGGATTTTTTGGAGGATAAAAAATACTACTAATTCAATAAAAGATATTTTTGTAAAAACAAAATTGCCAACCAATGTATCTTACTTAAACAAAACAGGGGCAACCAATGGTTTAATATTATATGATGCCAAGGCCAGGCAAGTAATTTGGCAAATACCAACTATTTCAGCATATAGAGGAGGAGGATACTCTTTGTTGGAAGCCGGGTTTGAAGTGTCTGTCTCTCCTATAATTTCAAATGTTGGCTCTGTTATGGATTTAACAAAAGATATATTTTTGAATTTTGAAGACAATTTTACTCAAGATTCTACTTCAATAATAAAAAATCCTTTAAATACATTTTTAAATGCAGACCCGGTATTTAATGGTTCAGGGGTTGTATTAAAATAAATAATATTTATGTCTAAAATAAATTTTATTAAAATTGAAGAAAAAATTTTAGATTTTTGGAAACAAAAGAAAATTTTTACTAAATTAAGAAAAAAAAATGCAGGTGGAAAGGCATGGTCTTTTTTAGATGGGCCTATTACAGCCAATAATCCAATGGGAGTTCATCATGCTTGGGGAAGAACATATAAAGATATT belongs to Patescibacteria group bacterium and includes:
- a CDS encoding sulfatase-like hydrolase/transferase, which gives rise to MLLVSFIALCLSIYFYKRIKVSIFFKILFSLGTLVSIFFYVLYFIANYFTGNGITNAVFYYLEYGLEGVDFLEYINLISVASLFLLFGIVLAIWIILKKNHKEKHNVIFFLAVFLFLFVSLALNPVTVSLGKMVFKNKENIIMDKDSVFYEFYKHPRIRQIAKSKNLVFIYAEGLERTYFDEAIFPDLTKNLKKIESKSVSFMDLSQGPYAEHTIGGMVAGQCGFPLIIPSFSIVGANSMFGMDTYLESAICLGDLLHDEGYYLTYYGGAPLSFGGKGKFYLTHKFNDVKGRNELLEKIPNQDYRSAWGIYDDSLFDLAYNRYVELAKKQDKFAMFLLTLDTHPSLDGGYPSKSCNNIKYQDGNNLMLNVVACSDYLISNFVKKIRASKLDQETVIVIVSDTLGQKNDATELLNKGDRKLLYLINEPNSVAGTKIDNPGLNFDIASTMLPFIGYKGDIGMGRNLFEIESSTNRVQNIIDNLSEFKSNVLQFWKFPKIEKFIEINMNQKKIFIDNNEYEIPILIKLNDDLETILNFRFFTSNDLALIESITNSVEDNGFILIEECSKINYIINTGIDNDSFCLLAGKNNKYSYMNLTPRIDLSQEKKYYMHSFPSLRLSIEEIHKIINKGVNNFSTKMIAHAGGGINKSTYTNSFDALDSNMAKGFSYFEIDFVFTKDNKLVCLHDWESSFEDTFGFKTEEKLTLNEFKKLASTKAMFHNCTLLELASWMEKHPDAYLVTDIEGDNVEALKMISTIIPDYEKRVIPQIYSPANFSKIKEMGYDQVIWTLYRYGGTNKNVLDVIRRFYGSFAITMPVDRAKTDLPLKLKEREIPTYVHTINLMDEKINFTKNYHVTEIYTDFLTP
- the rplT gene encoding 50S ribosomal protein L20, producing MPRVKRGKSHLKKRKKLLKTVKGYRGGRKSKVRLAKTASAKAGVYAYRDRKVKKRTFRALWQIKINAGCRKQGISYSEFINKLKKNNIDIDRKILAKLAEHHEEIFAKIIKSVVR
- a CDS encoding 50S ribosomal protein L35, giving the protein MKTRKTIAKRIKKTKSGKLLHKTCGQNHFNAKESGKIKRNKRNKKTLSKSLRKTISQHI
- a CDS encoding translation initiation factor IF-3, coding for MKYYKTNNRIKAEKVRLLGKNDEHLGIVKISEALEIAKNEKLDLVEISPKAEPPVAKILDFGQLKYDLKRKESKEKKSQKAKGTKGIRITPRTGKHDLEFRIKNATKFLEQGNKVKIEIILKGREKAHFDLAFNMLNKFIDEIEQETIVEQRPKRQNNKITVLIRKK
- the fusA gene encoding elongation factor G, with protein sequence MTETSLKQTRNIGIIAHIDAGKTTVTERILYYSGKKHKVGEVHEGEAEMDWMEQEKERGVTITSAATTIFWETKSQGDIKINIIDTPGHIDFTAEVQRSLRVLDGGVVVFDGVAGVEPQSETVWHQADKFKVPLIAFVNKLDRTGADFYFDMKSIHERLTKNAIPIQLPIGTEADFNGIIDLLEEKAIIYLDEMGKETETREIPTEMKEQATKYRHDLIEKIVENDEELMQKYLANEEIKVTELEQALRKAVTSRSIVPVFCGSALKNKGIQPLLEAICKYLPSPLDVPAIKEAVDEEEEENKQERKTRKADKNASFSALIFKIATDPFVGRLCYFRIYSGKLEAGSYVLNSSTGKKERIGRIVRMHANKREEVKEILAGDIAAIVGLKNTTTGDTLCSLDDPIILESITFPDPVISVAVEPKTKSDQEKMGVAINKLSEEDPTFKVRTDEETLQTIISGMGELHLEIIIDRMKREFNVEANVGRPQVAYKETITKEVETEGKYIHQSGGRGQYGHCLLRLTPLERGKGFVFEDEIKGGSIPREYIPAIKKGVIEAMSTGVVAGYPIVDMSVAVYDGSFHEVDSSEAAFKVAATRGIRKGVEEADPVLLEPIMKIEIAAPGDFMGDVIGDLNSKRAQIQETEAREKIKIIKAIVPLGEMFGYTTTLRSITEGRGNSSMEFHCYSPVPKNIQKKLTDKDEE